A region of Massilia sp. KIM DNA encodes the following proteins:
- a CDS encoding efflux RND transporter periplasmic adaptor subunit, protein MQNTTTPDKAPGRGRIRLAAGLAAAVAAAAAGIAISAPGILHLKPNTEFTEDAYVEGNLVQVTPQVAGTVTRIGADNTDFVRAGEVLVQLNELDARLALDRAEAGLARAARGVRAQFANVGQMRATVAQRESDLARAESDLGRRRELADSGAIAGEELRHAQDAVAAARAALAAARQQASASHALVDGATVENHPEVAAAVAQVRDAAVSLQRTALAAPVGGIVARRNVQLGQRVAPGAPLMAIVPLDQMWVTANLKETQLHDVRIGQPVTVTADAYGRKVTFHGRVAGQEAGTGSAFAQVPAQNATGNWIKVVQRVPVRIALDPREVARNPLRLGLSMKVEIDTSRRDGPTLMGAGSSRHRYETAVYAAEDVGAEEAVQRALGGVDKATAAR, encoded by the coding sequence ATGCAGAACACCACCACCCCAGACAAGGCGCCCGGGCGCGGACGAATCCGCCTGGCTGCCGGGCTGGCGGCCGCCGTGGCCGCGGCGGCGGCCGGCATCGCCATCAGCGCGCCAGGCATCCTGCACCTCAAGCCGAACACCGAGTTCACCGAGGACGCCTACGTCGAGGGCAACCTGGTCCAGGTGACGCCCCAGGTGGCGGGCACCGTGACCCGCATCGGCGCCGACAACACCGACTTCGTGCGCGCCGGCGAGGTGCTGGTCCAGCTCAACGAGCTGGACGCCAGGCTGGCCCTGGACCGCGCCGAGGCCGGGCTGGCCCGCGCGGCGCGAGGCGTGCGCGCGCAGTTCGCGAACGTCGGGCAGATGCGCGCCACCGTGGCCCAGCGCGAGTCCGACTTGGCGCGGGCCGAGAGCGATCTGGGACGCCGGCGCGAGCTGGCCGACAGCGGCGCCATCGCCGGCGAAGAGCTGCGCCACGCCCAGGACGCGGTGGCCGCCGCGCGCGCGGCCCTGGCGGCGGCGCGCCAGCAGGCCAGCGCCAGCCATGCCCTGGTCGACGGCGCCACCGTCGAGAACCATCCCGAGGTAGCGGCGGCGGTCGCCCAGGTGCGCGACGCGGCGGTCAGCCTGCAGCGCACCGCCCTGGCCGCGCCGGTTGGCGGCATCGTCGCCCGCCGCAACGTGCAGCTTGGCCAGCGGGTGGCGCCGGGCGCGCCCCTGATGGCGATCGTGCCCCTGGACCAGATGTGGGTCACGGCCAACCTGAAGGAAACCCAGCTGCACGACGTGCGTATCGGCCAGCCGGTCACCGTCACCGCAGACGCCTATGGCAGGAAGGTCACGTTCCACGGGCGCGTGGCCGGCCAGGAAGCGGGCACCGGCAGCGCCTTCGCCCAGGTGCCGGCCCAGAACGCGACCGGCAACTGGATCAAGGTGGTGCAGCGGGTGCCGGTGCGGATCGCCCTCGATCCGCGCGAAGTGGCGCGTAATCCGCTGCGCCTGGGGCTGTCGATGAAGGTCGAGATCGACACCAGCCGGCGCGACGGTCCCACGCTGATGGGGGCGGGCAGCAGCCGCCACCGCTACGAGACCGCGGTCTATGCCGCCGAGGACGTCGGCGCCGAGGAGGCGGTGCAGCGCGCGCTGGGCGGGGTCGACAAGGCCACCGCCGCGCGCTGA
- a CDS encoding MFS transporter, whose amino-acid sequence MGFPSIPRPALLAAIFLLNFIEFFQTGMLVFAAGPIQGHIGAAPEEYAAISALYASVAVLSISQLTVLVQRLGWRNYLLSALLCFVLGAWLCAGSSSVPVFALGRVLMAMGGGVFMTFSRMLVNLIPPSPQRMQGIAAFGGALSLGITLGPGAAALMVGHQAWGGMFLALALAAIGAAALAARWLPLDAVTLDGRPSRLYVLDAVLLGAGAGLTMYAAQRLSYDWHGERLHVLALLAAGLVLLLAFGLSHARREQPFLQLAVLKSGRYRAALAIFSLCYVVLGLVNAGLPQLVQRALGVGFEQAGQLQTVGMSFTIPAFIVLLLMMKRRPHATKFYVTGFLMLALLGWYFSHLDPRAHAWDSITFRIGLFGGFLVLGMATTAVHGFKDFMADNVVFSQAQQLKNMMGQPALALGVGATGVLLQERSALHGARLAEATLDAGAPLAQQTALLAGMDAFWILMWVGLAGAALLLRQRSFD is encoded by the coding sequence ATGGGCTTCCCGTCGATCCCGCGTCCCGCCCTGCTGGCCGCGATCTTCCTGCTGAACTTCATCGAGTTCTTCCAGACCGGCATGCTGGTCTTCGCCGCCGGACCGATCCAGGGCCATATCGGCGCCGCGCCCGAGGAGTACGCGGCGATCAGCGCGCTGTACGCGAGCGTGGCCGTGCTGTCGATTTCCCAGCTCACGGTGCTGGTGCAGCGCCTGGGCTGGCGCAACTACCTGCTGTCGGCCCTGCTGTGCTTCGTGCTCGGCGCCTGGCTGTGCGCGGGCAGCAGCAGCGTTCCGGTGTTCGCGCTCGGCCGCGTGCTGATGGCGATGGGCGGGGGCGTGTTCATGACCTTCTCTCGCATGCTGGTCAACCTGATTCCGCCCTCGCCCCAGCGCATGCAGGGCATCGCCGCCTTCGGCGGCGCGCTCTCGCTCGGGATCACGCTCGGGCCGGGCGCCGCGGCGCTGATGGTCGGCCACCAGGCCTGGGGCGGCATGTTCCTGGCGCTGGCGCTGGCCGCCATCGGGGCCGCGGCGCTGGCGGCGCGCTGGCTGCCGCTGGACGCGGTCACGCTGGATGGCCGGCCGAGCCGCCTGTATGTGCTTGATGCCGTCCTGCTCGGCGCAGGCGCGGGCCTGACCATGTACGCCGCCCAGCGCCTGAGCTACGACTGGCACGGCGAGCGCCTGCATGTGCTGGCGCTGCTCGCGGCCGGCCTGGTGCTGCTGCTGGCCTTCGGCCTGTCGCATGCGCGGCGCGAACAGCCTTTCCTGCAGCTCGCGGTCCTGAAAAGCGGGCGCTACCGCGCCGCGCTGGCCATCTTCAGCCTGTGCTACGTGGTGCTGGGGCTGGTCAACGCCGGCCTGCCACAGCTTGTGCAGCGGGCCCTGGGCGTCGGCTTCGAGCAGGCCGGCCAGCTGCAGACGGTGGGGATGTCCTTCACCATACCGGCCTTCATCGTCCTGCTGCTGATGATGAAGCGCCGGCCGCACGCGACCAAGTTCTACGTCACCGGCTTTCTGATGCTGGCGCTGCTCGGCTGGTATTTCTCCCACCTCGACCCGCGCGCCCATGCCTGGGACAGCATCACCTTCCGCATCGGGCTGTTCGGCGGCTTCCTGGTGCTGGGGATGGCGACCACGGCGGTGCATGGCTTCAAGGACTTCATGGCGGACAACGTGGTGTTTTCCCAGGCCCAGCAGTTGAAGAACATGATGGGCCAGCCGGCCCTGGCCTTGGGCGTGGGCGCGACGGGGGTGCTGCTGCAGGAGCGCAGCGCGCTGCACGGCGCGCGCCTGGCCGAGGCGACGCTCGACGCGGGCGCGCCGCTGGCGCAGCAGACGGCGCTGCTGGCAGGGATGGACGCATTCTGGATCCTGATGTGGGTGGGATTGGCCGGGGCGGCCCTATTGCTTCGCCAACGCAGCTTCGACTGA
- a CDS encoding tripartite tricarboxylate transporter permease has translation MEILANLGLGLETAFTLTNLMYCLIGVFVGTAVGVLPGLGPIATIAMLLPATFGLPPISALIMLAGIYYGAQYGGSTTAILVNLPGESSSVVTAIDGYQMARNGQAGKALATAAIASFFAGTVATVLLALAAPPLADLALKFGPAEYFSLMVLGLVASVVLASGSLLNAIGMVVLGLLLGLVGTDVNSGAARYTFDLPQLADGINFVIIAMGMFGIGEIVRNLEHDETRNLLMKKVKGLTLDKSDLKRIIGPVLRATGLGSLLGILPGGGAMLASFASYSIEKKVSPNSRNFGKGAIEGVAAPEAANNAGAQTSFIPMLTLGIPSNPVMALMIGAMIIQGIQPGPAVMTEQPALFWGLIVSMWFGNLFLVVLNLPMIGLWVRMIMVPYHYLYPAILMFCAIGVFSLNNSEFDVWLMALFGLLGYVCAKLGAEPAPMLLGFIIGPMMEEYLRRALLLSRSDPMVFLERPISATMLVLAAVAMAVVLSPSLRKKREEAFQED, from the coding sequence ATGGAAATCCTCGCCAACCTCGGTCTGGGCCTCGAAACGGCCTTCACCCTCACCAACCTGATGTACTGCCTGATCGGCGTGTTCGTCGGCACCGCCGTCGGCGTACTGCCGGGCCTGGGTCCGATCGCCACCATCGCCATGCTGCTGCCGGCGACCTTCGGCCTGCCGCCGATCTCGGCGCTGATCATGCTGGCCGGTATCTACTACGGCGCCCAGTACGGCGGCTCGACCACCGCGATCCTGGTCAACCTGCCGGGCGAATCGTCCTCGGTGGTGACCGCCATCGACGGCTACCAGATGGCGCGCAACGGCCAGGCCGGCAAGGCCCTGGCCACCGCCGCGATCGCCTCCTTCTTCGCCGGCACCGTCGCCACGGTGCTGCTTGCCCTGGCCGCGCCGCCGCTGGCCGACCTCGCCCTGAAGTTCGGCCCGGCCGAATACTTCTCGCTGATGGTGCTGGGCCTGGTCGCTTCGGTGGTGCTGGCCAGCGGCTCGCTGCTCAACGCGATCGGCATGGTGGTCCTGGGCCTGCTGCTTGGCCTGGTGGGCACCGACGTCAACTCGGGCGCCGCGCGCTACACCTTCGACCTGCCGCAGCTGGCGGACGGCATCAACTTCGTGATCATCGCGATGGGCATGTTCGGCATCGGCGAGATCGTGCGCAACCTGGAGCACGACGAGACCCGCAACCTCCTGATGAAGAAGGTGAAGGGCCTGACCCTGGACAAATCCGACCTCAAGCGCATCATCGGCCCGGTGCTGCGCGCCACGGGCCTCGGCTCCCTGCTCGGCATCCTGCCGGGCGGCGGCGCGATGCTGGCCTCCTTCGCCTCCTACTCGATCGAGAAGAAGGTCTCGCCCAATTCGCGCAACTTCGGCAAGGGCGCGATCGAAGGCGTGGCGGCGCCGGAAGCGGCCAACAACGCCGGCGCCCAGACCTCCTTCATCCCGATGCTGACCCTGGGCATCCCGTCCAACCCGGTGATGGCCCTGATGATCGGCGCCATGATCATCCAGGGCATCCAGCCGGGTCCGGCCGTGATGACCGAGCAGCCGGCGCTGTTCTGGGGCCTGATCGTCTCGATGTGGTTCGGCAACCTGTTCCTGGTGGTGCTCAACCTGCCCATGATCGGCCTGTGGGTGCGCATGATCATGGTGCCTTACCACTACCTGTATCCTGCGATCCTGATGTTCTGCGCGATTGGCGTGTTCAGCCTGAACAACTCGGAATTCGACGTCTGGCTGATGGCCCTGTTCGGCCTGCTCGGCTACGTCTGCGCCAAGCTGGGCGCGGAACCGGCGCCGATGCTGCTCGGCTTCATCATCGGACCGATGATGGAAGAATACCTGCGCCGCGCGCTGCTGCTGTCGCGCAGCGATCCGATGGTGTTCCTGGAGCGTCCAATCAGCGCCACCATGCTGGTCCTGGCGGCGGTCGCGATGGCGGTGGTGTTGTCGCCGTCGCTGCGCAAGAAGCGCGAGGAAGCATTCCAGGAAGACTGA
- a CDS encoding tripartite tricarboxylate transporter TctB family protein, giving the protein MPSFIRHPKDFWTGIIFLFFGLAAVIIGQDYEMGTAGRMGPAYFPTVLGGLLSIIGAIGVIRSFLRPGEAIGRFHIKELVLILAAVMLFGFLVRTAGLVPAAVILIMVSAFASPKFHLGKTIALAAGLALFAVVLFVKLLGLPMPIFGSWFGG; this is encoded by the coding sequence GTGCCATCCTTCATTCGCCATCCGAAGGACTTTTGGACCGGCATCATCTTCCTGTTTTTCGGCCTGGCCGCCGTCATCATCGGCCAGGATTACGAAATGGGCACTGCCGGCCGCATGGGTCCCGCCTACTTCCCGACCGTGCTCGGCGGCCTCCTGAGCATCATCGGCGCGATCGGCGTGATCCGTTCCTTCCTGCGTCCGGGCGAAGCCATCGGCCGCTTCCACATCAAGGAACTGGTGCTGATCCTGGCAGCCGTGATGCTGTTCGGCTTCCTGGTGCGCACCGCCGGCCTGGTGCCCGCGGCCGTGATCCTGATCATGGTCAGCGCCTTCGCCAGCCCCAAATTCCATCTCGGTAAGACCATCGCCCTGGCCGCCGGCCTGGCGCTGTTCGCCGTGGTGCTGTTCGTCAAACTCCTGGGCCTGCCGATGCCGATCTTCGGCTCCTGGTTCGGTGGATAA